A stretch of the Candidatus Binatus sp. genome encodes the following:
- a CDS encoding ABC transporter ATP-binding protein: MLRANAISKRFGRTLALDAVDFEALPGEIHALVGENGAGKTTLMNVLAGSLAADHGEAVLDGLPLRAGSPRAALAAGIAAVHQSPMLFERMTWEENLALGGFDTGTGALDLDAIAARARSLGAKLGFEMPAAGATVENRSVAERVRLEVLRALSFNPRVLILDEPTSVLAPSELAAFLDLLRSLRGEGRIVVLITHKLAEAIAVADRITVLRRGRVVARTTPAQTSEAKLAGLMIGEIVAQPAASATPPHPGEPVLQIEDLTLDDHAGRRILDRLSFRVAAGEIVGIAGVDGNGQTELVEVLAGVRRPSGGKVTLHDGSPGAMAVIPQNRDLDGLILDMRLWENLILARPLREQVTSHGWLNVSHAVDLCRELIDRFRIRAPGPETIAGALSGGNRQRLEVARAIASRPRVIVAHNICRGLDLAATAEVHRTILDFAAGRGAVILISSDLDELLAICGRLLIISRGKIRETSPGERDPERLGLLMAGVRD, encoded by the coding sequence TTGCTCCGCGCCAACGCCATATCCAAGCGCTTCGGCCGCACGCTGGCGCTCGACGCGGTCGATTTCGAAGCGCTCCCCGGCGAGATTCACGCGCTGGTCGGCGAAAACGGCGCCGGCAAGACCACCTTGATGAACGTGCTGGCCGGCTCGCTCGCCGCCGACCATGGCGAAGCCGTCCTCGACGGGCTGCCGCTGCGGGCAGGCTCGCCGCGCGCGGCGCTGGCGGCCGGAATTGCGGCGGTGCATCAGAGCCCGATGCTGTTCGAGCGGATGACGTGGGAGGAAAATCTCGCGTTGGGCGGCTTCGACACCGGCACCGGCGCGCTCGACCTCGATGCAATCGCGGCGCGTGCGCGCTCGCTCGGCGCGAAACTCGGATTCGAAATGCCGGCGGCGGGCGCCACCGTCGAGAATCGCTCAGTTGCCGAGCGCGTCCGGCTCGAAGTGCTGCGCGCGCTCAGCTTCAATCCGCGGGTCCTGATTCTCGACGAACCGACCAGCGTGCTCGCACCTTCGGAACTGGCCGCATTCCTGGACTTGCTCCGCAGTCTGCGCGGCGAGGGCCGAATCGTGGTGCTGATTACGCACAAGCTTGCCGAAGCAATTGCGGTCGCCGATAGAATCACCGTGCTGCGCCGCGGCCGCGTGGTCGCCCGCACCACTCCGGCCCAGACCAGCGAGGCGAAACTGGCCGGCCTGATGATTGGCGAAATCGTGGCTCAGCCCGCTGCGTCCGCGACGCCGCCGCATCCGGGCGAGCCCGTGCTCCAAATCGAAGATCTGACCCTCGACGATCATGCCGGACGCCGGATTCTCGACCGGCTTTCGTTTCGCGTCGCCGCCGGCGAGATCGTGGGAATTGCCGGCGTTGACGGCAACGGCCAGACCGAACTCGTCGAGGTGCTTGCGGGCGTGCGCCGTCCGAGCGGTGGGAAAGTCACGCTGCATGACGGCTCACCAGGCGCGATGGCGGTGATACCGCAAAATCGCGACCTCGACGGACTCATCCTCGATATGCGGCTGTGGGAAAACCTGATTCTCGCGCGTCCGCTCCGGGAGCAGGTGACATCGCACGGATGGTTGAATGTTTCCCATGCAGTCGATCTTTGCCGCGAACTCATCGATCGTTTTCGGATTCGCGCGCCCGGTCCCGAAACGATCGCCGGCGCGCTTTCGGGCGGCAACCGCCAGCGCCTGGAAGTGGCGCGCGCGATCGCGTCGCGGCCGCGAGTAATCGTCGCGCACAATATCTGCCGTGGCCTCGACCTCGCTGCGACCGCCGAAGTTCATCGGACAATTTTGGACTTTGCCGCCGGCCGGGGCGCGGTGATTCTGATTTCGAGCGACCTCGACGAGTTACTCGCGATATGCGGGCGGCTGCTGATTATCAGCCGCGGAAAAATCCGCGAGACCAGTCCGGGCGAACGCGATCCCGAGCGGCTGGGCCTGCTGATGGCCGGGGTGCGCGACTAG
- a CDS encoding ABC transporter permease has product MLSTIAKPFAALALAAALISIVLAALGASPLGVFAALGEGAFGNWYACADTIVKSTPLVFTGLAVALAFSGALWNIGADGQLTIGAIAAGAIGPHLGNFPHAIAIAIILAAGALGGAVWGAVAGWLRARRDVNEVISTIMLNFVAVQALSWVVHGPLMEPSRAYPTSSPIARAAQIEFYFAPSRINLGMILAVALAAACYLLLFRTGAGFELRAMGRNRRAATFFGIRIPALTLWVMALSGALAGLGGAVQISAISHRLYEKLSPGWGFEAIAVALVARLNPLGVIPAAILFGALDNGSQAMQRTQGISPELVQVIQGLVILIILAFDTPAWSGLREQIFGASGDAAAVPPVAEMPDA; this is encoded by the coding sequence ATGCTGTCCACGATTGCCAAACCATTTGCAGCGCTGGCGCTCGCCGCCGCGCTCATCTCGATCGTCCTTGCCGCGCTCGGCGCGTCTCCGCTCGGCGTGTTCGCGGCGCTTGGCGAAGGCGCGTTCGGCAACTGGTACGCATGCGCGGATACAATTGTGAAATCCACGCCGCTGGTCTTCACCGGGCTTGCAGTCGCGCTCGCTTTCTCGGGCGCGCTATGGAATATCGGCGCCGACGGACAGCTTACGATCGGCGCGATCGCGGCCGGCGCGATCGGCCCGCATCTCGGCAATTTTCCCCATGCGATCGCAATTGCGATCATCCTCGCCGCCGGCGCGCTTGGCGGCGCGGTTTGGGGCGCCGTGGCGGGATGGCTGCGCGCGCGGCGCGACGTAAATGAAGTTATCAGCACGATCATGCTGAACTTCGTCGCCGTGCAGGCGCTCAGTTGGGTCGTGCATGGTCCATTGATGGAACCGTCGCGCGCGTATCCGACCAGCTCGCCAATCGCACGCGCCGCCCAGATCGAGTTCTACTTTGCGCCGAGCCGCATCAACCTGGGCATGATCCTCGCGGTCGCGCTCGCCGCCGCGTGCTACCTGCTGTTGTTCCGTACCGGAGCCGGATTCGAGCTGCGCGCGATGGGCCGCAACCGGCGCGCCGCGACTTTCTTCGGCATTCGAATCCCGGCGCTCACGTTGTGGGTGATGGCGCTGTCAGGCGCTCTGGCCGGGCTTGGCGGCGCGGTGCAGATCTCCGCGATTTCGCATCGATTGTACGAGAAGCTCTCGCCCGGATGGGGCTTCGAGGCAATTGCGGTCGCCTTGGTGGCGCGCCTGAATCCACTCGGCGTCATTCCCGCCGCGATCCTGTTCGGCGCGCTCGACAACGGCTCGCAGGCGATGCAGCGGACTCAGGGCATCTCGCCGGAGCTGGTGCAGGTTATCCAGGGCCTCGTCATCTTGATCATCCTCGCCTTCGACACCCCGGCCTGGAGCGGACTTCGCGAGCAGATTTTCGGCGCGTCTGGCGATGCGGCCGCGGTGCCGCCGGTTGCGGAGATGCCGGATGCTTGA
- a CDS encoding ABC transporter permease, with translation MLEALLTSTITMATPILLAALGELLVEESGVINIGIEGAMLAGAFAALTIAYFSGSTALGLVGAIAAGVAINAIFAMLVVNLAVNQVVTGTAVSILALGLTGVFYRKLFGVTGKAFMVAPIAKIPLGPLARIPLLGPVLFNHNALVYFTFILVPALWYVIARTRYGLRLRACGERPEAADALGLGVIAIRWQALMVSGALTGLAGAFLTLAYANTFVENISAGRGFVALSVVIVGRWNSWGLAAASVLFGAAMALQFGLQALGTVVPYQLFLALPYALTLVVLAGFGGQAAAPSALGEPYRRQ, from the coding sequence ATGCTTGAAGCGTTGCTCACCTCGACGATCACCATGGCGACGCCCATCCTGCTGGCGGCGCTGGGCGAACTGCTCGTCGAGGAAAGCGGCGTAATCAACATCGGCATCGAAGGCGCGATGCTGGCGGGCGCGTTCGCGGCGCTCACGATCGCGTACTTCAGCGGCAGTACCGCGCTGGGCCTGGTGGGCGCAATCGCGGCAGGCGTCGCGATCAATGCGATCTTTGCGATGCTGGTGGTCAATCTCGCCGTCAACCAGGTCGTGACTGGAACCGCGGTCAGCATCCTCGCGCTGGGATTGACCGGCGTTTTCTACCGCAAGCTGTTCGGCGTGACCGGCAAGGCGTTCATGGTGGCGCCGATTGCGAAAATCCCGCTCGGTCCGCTGGCGCGAATCCCGCTCCTCGGTCCGGTGCTCTTCAATCACAACGCCCTAGTGTACTTCACGTTCATTCTCGTGCCTGCCCTCTGGTACGTGATCGCGCGCACGCGCTATGGGCTGCGACTTCGCGCTTGCGGTGAGCGGCCCGAAGCCGCGGACGCGCTCGGACTCGGCGTAATCGCCATCCGATGGCAGGCGCTGATGGTGTCGGGCGCGCTGACGGGCCTGGCTGGCGCATTTTTGACGCTCGCGTACGCCAACACGTTCGTCGAAAACATCTCGGCCGGCCGCGGCTTCGTTGCGCTGTCCGTGGTCATCGTCGGTCGATGGAATTCGTGGGGTCTGGCGGCCGCATCGGTGCTGTTCGGCGCGGCGATGGCGTTGCAATTCGGATTGCAGGCGCTCGGCACCGTCGTTCCGTACCAACTGTTTCTCGCGCTGCCGTATGCGCTGACGCTGGTGGTACTGGCAGGCTTTGGCGGACAGGCGGCGGCGCCAAGCGCGCTTGGCGAACCGTATCGCCGGCAGTGA
- a CDS encoding tRNA (cytidine(34)-2'-O)-methyltransferase — translation MHLAEPNLHIVLVRPEIPQNTGSIARLAAATKARLHLVGPLGFSLEDRYLKRAGLDYWPLVDLRTYEGWEQFAAIYHDPPATRVKKTKFFSTHAGATYLDAHYARGDFLFFGCETAGLGRDFVLERIDRAYRIPIFEAGVRSLNLSNAVSIVVYEALRQTGALNAS, via the coding sequence ATGCACCTGGCCGAGCCGAATCTGCACATCGTCCTGGTTCGCCCCGAAATTCCGCAGAACACGGGATCGATCGCGCGTCTGGCCGCCGCGACCAAGGCCCGGCTGCACCTGGTGGGACCGCTCGGATTCTCGCTCGAGGATCGCTATCTCAAGCGCGCGGGCCTCGATTACTGGCCGCTGGTGGATTTGCGCACGTATGAAGGATGGGAGCAGTTCGCCGCGATATATCACGATCCCCCGGCAACGAGAGTGAAAAAGACGAAATTTTTCTCGACTCACGCCGGCGCGACCTATCTCGACGCGCACTATGCGCGCGGCGATTTTCTTTTCTTCGGCTGCGAGACGGCGGGCCTGGGCCGCGATTTCGTGCTTGAAAGAATTGACCGTGCGTATCGGATACCAATCTTCGAGGCGGGCGTCCGCAGCCTCAATCTCTCCAACGCGGTGTCGATCGTGGTTTATGAAGCGCTGCGCCAGACCGGCGCGCTCAATGCTTCTTGA
- a CDS encoding DUF1285 domain-containing protein: MPRAGFYTAESGKISFRRDGNWYSDDERIDNPRISLLFSRSIKRNPDGSYYLQVAEERAPITVEDTPYVVKALEDDELGGFAMVLSDNTCEPLDPTALEIGACHVLYAWVKGGDARARFLRSAYYHLSDRFEADDAGRFYVNLRGHRYPLGGAPAPCN; this comes from the coding sequence ATGCCGCGGGCGGGATTCTATACCGCCGAATCGGGAAAGATCTCGTTTCGGCGCGACGGCAACTGGTACAGCGACGACGAGCGGATCGACAACCCGCGAATTTCCCTGCTCTTCAGCCGGAGCATCAAGCGCAATCCCGACGGCAGTTACTATCTGCAAGTCGCTGAAGAACGTGCGCCGATCACGGTCGAGGACACGCCCTACGTAGTCAAGGCGCTCGAAGACGACGAGCTGGGCGGATTCGCGATGGTGCTGAGCGATAACACCTGCGAGCCGCTCGATCCCACCGCGCTGGAGATCGGCGCCTGCCACGTGCTCTACGCGTGGGTCAAGGGCGGCGATGCTCGCGCGCGCTTCCTTCGCTCCGCCTACTACCATCTCAGTGACCGCTTCGAAGCCGACGACGCCGGACGTTTCTACGTCAATCTCAGGGGCCATCGGTATCCTCTCGGTGGCGCGCCAGCGCCCTGCAACTGA
- the dtd gene encoding D-aminoacyl-tRNA deacylase: MRAVVQRVSRAEVRCNGRILGKIARGFVVLLGVAAGDSEADAAHLVDRIAGMRVFADAAGKMNRSLAQVGGAILVVSQFTLLADTNSGRRPSFTGAAAPDEARRLYQHFLSLARTGDVKVESGEFGATMEVEIVNDGPVTIILDSREK; encoded by the coding sequence ATGCGGGCAGTTGTTCAACGCGTCAGCCGCGCGGAGGTGCGCTGCAACGGGCGCATCCTGGGCAAAATTGCGCGCGGGTTTGTCGTGCTGCTGGGAGTTGCCGCCGGCGACAGCGAGGCCGACGCGGCGCATCTTGTAGATCGAATCGCCGGCATGCGCGTATTCGCCGACGCCGCCGGCAAGATGAACCGCTCGTTGGCCCAAGTCGGTGGCGCAATCCTGGTCGTGTCGCAATTCACGTTGCTCGCCGACACGAATTCAGGCCGCCGGCCGTCGTTCACTGGAGCAGCCGCGCCCGACGAAGCGCGCCGCCTCTATCAGCACTTTCTCTCGCTTGCACGGACTGGCGATGTTAAGGTTGAGAGTGGCGAGTTTGGCGCGACGATGGAAGTGGAAATCGTCAATGACGGCCCGGTGACGATCATCCTCGATAGTCGTGAAAAGTGA
- a CDS encoding prolipoprotein diacylglyceryl transferase yields the protein MIPVLFHLGPLTVYSYGLMLALGFLAGDYVIRLECVRRGLDPEYSSSIVIAAAVMGLAGSRIYAILDDLPTYLADPKLMIFSGSGFVFYGGMIGGILGAYLVSRWYRIGFAVTMDMCAPAIAVGQAIGRIGCQLSGDGDWGLPSTLPWAMAYPRAIVGWNSETVLKLDEHYRLVSGFFPGVRVHPAPVYETILYLGVFAILWSMRKRYHPVGRLMYWYLVLAGATRFLVEFVRVNPRVFHGLSEAQLIAIAMMIVGGAALILTREKDQAEGGQQPGEKNQRPAMNAARA from the coding sequence ATGATTCCTGTCTTGTTTCACCTGGGCCCGCTGACCGTTTACAGTTACGGGCTGATGCTGGCGCTGGGATTCCTGGCGGGCGACTACGTTATCCGCCTCGAATGCGTCCGCCGCGGCCTCGATCCCGAATATTCGTCCTCGATCGTTATCGCGGCAGCCGTGATGGGGCTGGCCGGTTCACGCATCTACGCGATCCTCGACGATCTGCCGACTTACCTTGCCGATCCCAAGTTGATGATCTTCTCCGGCTCGGGATTCGTATTCTACGGCGGCATGATCGGCGGAATCCTCGGCGCTTACCTTGTTTCGCGCTGGTACCGAATCGGATTCGCCGTGACTATGGACATGTGCGCGCCTGCGATTGCCGTCGGGCAGGCAATCGGCCGAATCGGATGCCAGCTCTCCGGCGACGGCGATTGGGGGCTGCCGTCCACCTTGCCGTGGGCGATGGCGTATCCTCGCGCGATCGTCGGCTGGAACTCCGAGACCGTGCTGAAACTGGACGAGCATTACCGCCTCGTCTCCGGCTTCTTCCCCGGCGTCCGCGTGCATCCCGCGCCAGTTTACGAAACTATTCTGTATCTCGGCGTGTTCGCGATATTGTGGTCGATGCGCAAGAGGTACCATCCGGTTGGCCGGCTGATGTATTGGTACCTGGTGCTGGCGGGCGCCACTCGCTTTCTCGTCGAGTTCGTGCGAGTCAATCCGCGGGTCTTCCATGGTCTCAGTGAGGCGCAACTGATTGCGATCGCGATGATGATCGTCGGTGGCGCCGCGTTGATTCTCACCAGGGAAAAAGACCAGGCAGAAGGCGGCCAGCAGCCCGGCGAGAAAAACCAGCGTCCGGCGATGAACGCGGCCCGGGCCTGA
- a CDS encoding TlpA disulfide reductase family protein, producing the protein MAIKDKILYVVAAIVVVAGIALVALSGHRGARIGVGANSPGIAEQSAATVAAGSRAADFKLETLDGTTVSLESLRGKVVFLNVWATWCEPCREEMPSMQTLYDDFKGNKDFVMLAASQDTSGRSAVASYVKKNGYNFTILLDPENKITETYDVSGVPETFIIDRKGQIVAHHMGGFDWSRPDVKDALQQLLDSKDKG; encoded by the coding sequence ATGGCGATCAAGGACAAAATCCTCTACGTCGTCGCCGCCATCGTCGTGGTCGCCGGCATTGCGCTCGTCGCGCTGAGCGGGCATCGCGGCGCACGCATCGGAGTCGGCGCGAACTCACCCGGAATCGCCGAGCAGTCCGCGGCGACGGTGGCGGCCGGCAGTCGAGCGGCCGATTTCAAGCTCGAGACGCTGGACGGAACAACTGTCTCGCTCGAATCGCTGCGCGGCAAAGTCGTATTTCTGAACGTATGGGCGACGTGGTGCGAACCGTGCCGCGAGGAAATGCCCTCGATGCAGACGCTGTACGACGACTTCAAGGGCAACAAGGACTTCGTCATGCTGGCGGCCAGCCAGGACACCAGCGGCCGCTCGGCGGTGGCGTCCTATGTCAAGAAGAACGGGTACAATTTCACAATACTGCTCGACCCCGAAAACAAGATCACCGAGACTTACGACGTGAGCGGGGTGCCCGAAACTTTCATAATCGATCGCAAGGGCCAGATAGTCGCGCACCATATGGGGGGATTCGACTGGTCGCGGCCTGACGTCAAGGACGCCTTGCAGCAACTGCTCGACTCAAAGGACAAGGGGTGA
- a CDS encoding S41 family peptidase, with protein sequence MIKRHRWSITLAVSLVACFLVLQEVAVRRAQALSNDTYQELDTFASVLAIVQKNYVEPVSTKKLIDGAISGMLASLDPHSAYLTPDLYRDLEVETRGSFGGLGIEITIKNGALTVVAPIEDTPAYRAGIKAGDQIIKIDDDFTKDMSLTEAVKRMRGPKGSKIRLTLHRNGVPELFTVSLARDVIKIQSVKSKMLDGGYGFIRVTTFQENTGEGVEKAIDGFEAKEHGKLKGIVFDLRDNPGGLLNQAVKVSDDFLDGGLIVYTQGREENQQQKYFSHKKKDFDDYPMVVLVNGGSASASEIVAGALQDQKRAVILGTQTFGKGSVQTILPLDDHSALRLTTARYYTPTGRSIQAVGITPDIDVEPPKETIASLTQEGAEFDENPEIHESDLPHHFQNGQKKNDKNPATGESAAPGAGSEKGGKGPGAKGAKAKAEKDVQLDRAIDILKHWNTFKLQLAKGESQPAVSTAQSDSAKSKGD encoded by the coding sequence ATGATCAAAAGACATCGATGGTCGATCACGCTGGCGGTCTCTCTGGTCGCCTGTTTCCTTGTCCTGCAGGAGGTCGCCGTGCGCAGAGCCCAGGCGCTCTCGAACGACACCTACCAGGAGCTCGACACGTTCGCGAGCGTGCTGGCGATCGTGCAGAAAAACTACGTCGAACCGGTCTCGACCAAAAAGCTGATCGACGGCGCAATCAGCGGGATGCTGGCGTCGCTCGACCCGCATAGCGCCTACCTGACGCCCGACCTGTACCGCGACCTCGAAGTCGAGACGCGCGGCAGCTTCGGCGGACTCGGAATCGAAATAACCATCAAGAATGGCGCGCTCACCGTAGTTGCGCCGATCGAGGACACGCCGGCGTATCGCGCCGGAATCAAGGCCGGCGACCAGATCATCAAGATCGACGACGACTTCACCAAGGACATGTCGCTGACCGAGGCGGTCAAGCGGATGCGCGGGCCCAAGGGCAGCAAGATCAGGCTGACGCTTCATCGCAACGGCGTGCCCGAGCTGTTTACGGTGTCGCTCGCGCGCGACGTGATCAAGATTCAGTCGGTCAAGTCGAAGATGCTTGACGGCGGCTACGGCTTCATCCGCGTCACCACCTTCCAGGAGAACACGGGCGAGGGCGTCGAGAAGGCGATTGACGGGTTCGAAGCGAAGGAGCACGGCAAGCTCAAGGGAATTGTGTTCGACCTGCGCGACAATCCGGGCGGATTGCTGAACCAGGCGGTGAAGGTTTCGGACGATTTTCTCGACGGCGGGCTGATCGTTTACACGCAGGGCCGCGAGGAAAATCAGCAGCAGAAATACTTCTCGCACAAGAAGAAGGATTTCGATGACTATCCGATGGTGGTGCTGGTCAACGGCGGTAGCGCGAGCGCCAGCGAAATCGTCGCCGGCGCTTTGCAGGATCAGAAGCGCGCCGTCATTCTCGGCACCCAGACTTTCGGCAAAGGCTCGGTGCAAACGATTCTGCCGCTCGACGACCATTCCGCGCTGCGGCTGACCACGGCGCGCTACTACACTCCCACCGGCCGCTCGATCCAGGCGGTGGGAATCACACCCGACATCGATGTCGAGCCGCCCAAGGAAACGATCGCATCGCTAACGCAGGAGGGCGCCGAGTTCGACGAAAATCCGGAAATCCACGAGTCTGATTTGCCCCATCATTTCCAGAACGGGCAGAAGAAGAATGACAAGAATCCGGCGACCGGCGAGAGCGCGGCGCCTGGCGCCGGGAGCGAAAAGGGCGGCAAGGGGCCAGGCGCGAAGGGCGCCAAGGCCAAAGCGGAAAAGGACGTGCAGCTCGATCGCGCGATCGACATCCTCAAGCATTGGAACACGTTCAAGCTCCAGCTTGCCAAGGGCGAGTCGCAGCCGGCGGTATCCACCGCTCAGAGCGACAGCGCGAAGTCGAAGGGCGACTAG
- the xseA gene encoding exodeoxyribonuclease VII large subunit: MGGQLDLSIRGNRSGLISVSDLVRMVRDALDAKLGEHWVVGEISNARLAPSNHFYFTLKDSRSAINVVMFKSAFNRMRFKAVDGMEVIVRGRVQIFEQRGALQLYAEEMEPRGVGALQAAFEQLKRRLEAEGLFDRARKRAMPYLPRRIGIVTARGGAGLRDMLRILFDRFPKLQVIFRPAKVQGDGSAQEIADAIADLNRDGRAEVLIVGRGGGSLEDLWAFNEEIVARAIFRSAIPVISAVGHEVDYTIADFVADLRAPTPTAAAQMVVPSLVELTERVASLGASLASVMQRELSGRRESIDDLAARIRHPGVAIAEARERLAGIEGELADAVSSRIAERRRTIRELRLRLRSPDAMVREMRLATSRLGNSLVHGTLSALEGRRRQLGALAGRLDALSPLKVLDRGYAVVINKTNSRAVLDAAMVKPGDELDIRLARGRLGARAIARAI; the protein is encoded by the coding sequence ATGGGTGGGCAGCTCGATCTTTCGATCCGCGGCAATCGCTCGGGCCTGATCAGCGTATCGGATCTGGTGCGGATGGTGCGCGACGCGCTCGACGCCAAGCTCGGCGAGCACTGGGTGGTCGGCGAGATCTCGAACGCGCGGCTGGCGCCGTCGAATCACTTTTACTTCACGCTCAAGGACTCCCGCAGCGCGATCAACGTCGTGATGTTCAAGTCGGCGTTCAACCGGATGCGGTTCAAAGCCGTCGACGGGATGGAAGTGATTGTTCGCGGACGGGTGCAAATCTTCGAACAGCGCGGCGCGTTGCAGCTTTACGCCGAGGAAATGGAGCCGCGCGGCGTCGGCGCGCTGCAGGCCGCGTTCGAGCAGTTGAAGCGCCGGCTCGAGGCCGAAGGACTGTTCGATCGGGCGCGCAAACGCGCGATGCCGTACCTGCCGCGCAGGATCGGAATCGTGACGGCGCGCGGCGGGGCGGGACTGCGCGACATGTTGCGCATCTTGTTCGATCGATTCCCGAAGCTGCAAGTGATTTTCAGGCCGGCGAAGGTGCAGGGCGACGGCTCGGCTCAGGAGATCGCGGATGCGATCGCCGATCTCAATCGCGACGGCCGCGCCGAGGTGCTGATCGTTGGACGCGGCGGTGGCTCGCTCGAAGATTTGTGGGCGTTCAACGAAGAGATCGTCGCGCGGGCGATTTTCCGGTCGGCGATTCCGGTAATTTCCGCCGTCGGCCACGAAGTGGACTATACGATCGCCGATTTCGTCGCCGACCTGCGCGCGCCTACTCCCACCGCCGCCGCGCAGATGGTGGTGCCCAGCCTCGTCGAGTTGACCGAACGCGTCGCATCGCTGGGCGCGTCGCTTGCAAGCGTGATGCAACGGGAACTGTCGGGCCGGCGCGAATCGATCGACGATCTGGCGGCGCGGATACGTCATCCCGGCGTCGCTATCGCCGAGGCGCGCGAACGCCTGGCCGGGATCGAGGGCGAACTGGCGGACGCGGTGTCTTCGCGAATCGCGGAGCGCCGGCGCACCATCCGCGAATTGCGGCTGCGTCTTCGCAGTCCCGATGCGATGGTGCGCGAGATGCGCCTTGCGACCTCGCGGCTCGGCAACAGCCTTGTTCACGGCACGCTGTCGGCGCTCGAAGGCAGGCGGCGCCAGCTCGGCGCGCTGGCGGGCCGGCTCGACGCTTTGTCGCCGCTGAAAGTTCTCGACCGCGGCTACGCCGTGGTGATCAACAAGACCAATTCGCGCGCAGTGCTCGACGCGGCCATGGTGAAGCCGGGCGACGAGCTCGATATCAGGCTGGCCAGGGGACGGCTCGGCGCGCGCGCGATCGCCCGCGCAATCTAG
- a CDS encoding exodeoxyribonuclease VII small subunit, with amino-acid sequence MATKTKKFEDELKDLETIVNQIDSGELTLEESIGAFERGVMLVKALNGKLDEVERKVELLTRSAGGELRTAPFEASSEDEHHAGAKDDDETPF; translated from the coding sequence ATGGCCACGAAGACGAAAAAATTCGAGGACGAGCTCAAGGATCTTGAAACGATCGTCAATCAGATCGATTCGGGTGAGCTTACGCTGGAAGAATCGATCGGAGCCTTCGAACGCGGCGTCATGCTGGTGAAGGCGCTCAATGGGAAACTCGACGAAGTCGAGCGCAAGGTCGAACTGCTAACGCGGAGCGCCGGCGGCGAACTGCGCACGGCGCCCTTTGAAGCATCGTCTGAGGACGAGCACCACGCCGGCGCAAAGGACGACGACGAAACACCCTTCTAG
- a CDS encoding TlyA family RNA methyltransferase: MAPLVRFRLDAEMARRGLADSREIAQRLIMAGRVRVNSRPAYKADLKVDSETPIALMAGAPQFVSRGAYKLIAALEHFGISVEGKLALDVGASTGGFTDVLLRRGAKAVIAMDVGYGQLALKLREDPRVTVLDRMNIRLASPDDLPHAPELVTIDTSFISLRLVIPSVLALVAPRAEIVALIKPQFEVGKGKVGKGGIVRDEKLRREAVAGIVEFAESIGLDVVGTIESPIEGRAGNREHLALMKFPGESGK; this comes from the coding sequence GTGGCGCCGTTGGTCCGCTTCAGGCTCGACGCCGAAATGGCGCGCCGCGGTCTGGCCGACAGCCGCGAAATCGCCCAGCGCCTGATAATGGCCGGACGCGTGCGCGTCAACTCGCGGCCGGCCTACAAAGCCGACCTCAAGGTCGATTCTGAAACTCCCATCGCGCTGATGGCGGGTGCGCCGCAGTTCGTTTCGCGCGGAGCGTACAAGCTGATCGCCGCGCTCGAGCATTTCGGCATCTCGGTTGAGGGCAAGCTCGCGCTGGACGTGGGCGCATCGACCGGCGGCTTCACCGACGTGCTGCTGCGCCGCGGCGCCAAGGCCGTGATCGCGATGGACGTCGGCTACGGGCAGCTGGCGCTGAAGCTGCGCGAGGATCCGCGCGTCACCGTGCTTGACCGCATGAATATCCGGCTCGCCTCGCCCGACGACTTGCCCCACGCGCCCGAGTTGGTGACGATCGACACCAGTTTTATCTCACTGCGGCTGGTGATTCCGTCGGTGCTGGCGCTGGTCGCGCCGCGCGCTGAAATAGTCGCGCTGATCAAGCCGCAGTTCGAAGTCGGCAAGGGCAAGGTCGGCAAGGGTGGAATCGTCAGGGACGAAAAACTCCGGCGCGAAGCGGTCGCGGGGATCGTCGAGTTCGCGGAGAGTATCGGCCTCGATGTGGTCGGCACAATCGAATCGCCGATTGAAGGCAGGGCCGGAAATCGCGAACATCTCGCGCTGATGAAATTCCCGGGCGAATCTGGAAAATGA